From Cystobacter fuscus DSM 2262, one genomic window encodes:
- a CDS encoding DUF2156 domain-containing protein, whose protein sequence is MFSDRGVLGPGPTREHGMAMNGEGGEKSRVLELLRRHGWNTTSFQVLEPGYAYWFDGDDACVAYVDTGSAWVVAGAPIATTERLAAVSERFAAHAAAKGRRVCFFAIERRLLHATPLASLLIGEQPVWDPRRWEECLRDSRHLREQLRRARAKGVRVRAVDVAEVREPTSPVREGMERLMARWLESRRMAPMGFLVQLSPFDRPEARRCLVAERDGEVVAFLSAIPVYAREGWFVQHLLRDKRAPNGTVELLVDGLMRAAAAEGRSFLTLGLAPLSGEVAGVLRLARRLGKPLYDFEGLRAFKSRLRPHSWDPVFLAWPRTRGPVLAVFDSLQAFAQGSLLRFGARSLLEHPLLLIWLTAVLLVPWTVLLALPITTSHFPSWHIQAAWVLFDVGLTVALFSLVRRWRRGLATLLAWVITGDASLTLLEALLYNLPRAEGWSDWLVMVVAVMAPSLAAALLFWARGHRTLQGP, encoded by the coding sequence GTGTTCTCCGACAGGGGCGTGCTCGGACCTGGACCCACACGCGAGCACGGCATGGCCATGAACGGGGAAGGCGGGGAGAAGTCTCGAGTCCTGGAGTTGTTGCGGCGTCACGGTTGGAACACCACGTCCTTCCAGGTGCTGGAGCCCGGGTACGCGTACTGGTTCGACGGGGACGACGCGTGCGTGGCCTACGTGGACACGGGAAGCGCGTGGGTGGTGGCCGGAGCGCCCATCGCCACCACGGAGCGGCTCGCCGCGGTGTCCGAGCGCTTCGCGGCGCACGCGGCGGCGAAGGGCCGGCGGGTGTGTTTCTTCGCCATCGAGAGACGGCTGTTACACGCCACGCCGCTCGCGTCCCTGCTCATCGGCGAGCAGCCGGTGTGGGATCCGCGGCGGTGGGAGGAGTGCCTGCGCGACAGCCGCCACCTGCGCGAGCAGCTGCGCCGCGCGAGGGCCAAGGGTGTGCGCGTGCGGGCGGTGGACGTGGCGGAGGTGCGCGAGCCCACGAGCCCGGTGCGCGAGGGGATGGAGCGGTTGATGGCGCGCTGGCTGGAGTCGCGGCGGATGGCGCCCATGGGCTTCCTGGTGCAGTTGTCGCCCTTCGATCGGCCCGAGGCGCGGCGCTGCCTCGTGGCGGAGCGGGACGGGGAGGTGGTGGCCTTCCTGTCGGCCATTCCCGTGTACGCGCGCGAGGGCTGGTTCGTGCAGCACCTGCTGCGCGACAAGCGGGCGCCCAATGGCACCGTGGAGTTGTTGGTGGACGGGCTGATGCGCGCCGCGGCGGCCGAGGGCCGGAGCTTCCTGACGCTGGGTCTGGCGCCGCTGTCGGGCGAGGTGGCCGGGGTGCTGCGGCTGGCGCGCCGGCTGGGCAAGCCCCTCTATGACTTCGAGGGCCTGCGGGCCTTCAAGTCCCGGTTGCGCCCCCATTCGTGGGATCCCGTCTTCCTGGCGTGGCCCCGGACGCGAGGCCCCGTGCTCGCGGTGTTCGACTCCCTCCAGGCCTTCGCCCAGGGCAGCCTGCTGCGCTTCGGCGCGAGGAGCCTGCTGGAGCATCCCCTGCTGCTCATCTGGCTGACCGCGGTGCTGCTGGTGCCCTGGACGGTGCTGCTCGCGCTGCCCATCACCACCAGCCACTTCCCCTCCTGGCACATCCAGGCCGCCTGGGTGCTCTTCGACGTGGGGCTGACGGTGGCGCTCTTCTCGCTCGTGCGGCGCTGGCGCCGGGGGCTCGCCACCCTGCTGGCCTGGGTCATCACCGGCGATGCGAGCCTCACCCTGCTCGAGGCCCTGCTCTACAACCTGCCGCGCGCCGAGGGCTGGAGCGACTGGCTGGTCATGGTCGTGGCGGTGATGGCTCCGTCGCTGGCGGCGGCCCTGCTCTTCTGGGCGCGCGGACACCGGACACTTCAGGGTCCCTGA
- a CDS encoding trehalase family glycosidase: MAAARRSRSAPWMTGLLVTLALRASAAPAPATAPPPPAAAHADVRGYIARTWDALTRSLESCEVVADPKVAGRSVLYLPRELPEPAIAQRLRQKCPKVEVLRLPQEITGAGQVDVRALKAQGLLYLEHPYVVPGGMFNEMYGWDSYFIIRGLLRDGRRELAQGMVRNFFFEIQHYGALLNANRTYHLSRSQPPFLTSMVMEIHQRLPEEEGRAWLTEAWPFLVRDHGLWMREEHLAGDTGLSRYFDFNEGPVPELAVDQGRYYRDVVSYFTRHPEEGRPFLREVDRDAVSPSATAPVFLTQVCQRDPGTTLCTTQGAVTLTEDFYRGDRAMRESGFDISFRFGPFSARTHHYAAVDLNSLLYKAETDLERISTLLGRDAEARAWHERATKRRALVDRYLWDAERGMYFDYDVEKRQRSTYEYATTFYPLWAGLASPEQARAVAAHLPDFEQAGGLAMSRRRTSAQWDLPYGWAPLQLLAVEGLRRHGHDADADRLSRKFLDMVAENFHREGNLREKYDVVKRTTEVQVTAGYAHNVVGFGWTNGVFLELWHGLRREPTPTKPPASPSQTPRPPAQ; encoded by the coding sequence ATGGCCGCCGCTCGACGCTCCAGGAGCGCTCCGTGGATGACGGGGCTGCTCGTCACGCTGGCCCTCCGCGCGAGCGCGGCGCCCGCCCCCGCCACCGCGCCGCCTCCTCCCGCCGCAGCTCATGCCGACGTGCGCGGCTACATCGCGCGCACCTGGGACGCGCTCACGCGCTCACTCGAGTCCTGTGAGGTGGTCGCGGATCCCAAGGTCGCGGGCCGCTCCGTGCTCTACCTGCCCCGGGAGCTCCCCGAGCCCGCCATCGCCCAGCGGCTGCGCCAGAAGTGTCCGAAGGTCGAAGTCCTCCGCCTGCCCCAGGAGATCACCGGGGCGGGACAGGTGGACGTGCGCGCGTTGAAGGCCCAGGGACTGCTCTACCTCGAGCACCCCTACGTGGTGCCCGGCGGCATGTTCAACGAGATGTATGGCTGGGACAGCTACTTCATCATCCGGGGACTCTTGCGCGACGGACGGCGGGAGCTGGCCCAGGGCATGGTGCGCAACTTCTTCTTCGAGATCCAACACTACGGCGCGCTGCTCAACGCCAACCGCACCTACCACCTGTCCCGCTCCCAGCCGCCCTTCCTCACCTCCATGGTGATGGAGATCCACCAGCGGCTCCCGGAGGAAGAGGGCCGCGCCTGGCTCACCGAGGCCTGGCCCTTCCTCGTGCGCGACCATGGGCTGTGGATGAGGGAGGAGCACCTGGCGGGCGACACGGGCCTGTCGCGCTACTTCGACTTCAACGAGGGGCCGGTGCCCGAGCTGGCGGTGGACCAGGGCCGCTACTACCGCGACGTGGTGAGCTACTTCACGCGCCACCCCGAAGAGGGACGGCCCTTCCTGCGCGAGGTGGACCGGGACGCCGTCTCCCCGAGCGCCACGGCCCCCGTGTTCCTCACCCAGGTGTGCCAGCGCGACCCCGGCACCACCCTCTGCACCACCCAGGGCGCCGTCACCCTCACCGAGGACTTCTACCGGGGCGACCGCGCCATGCGCGAGTCCGGCTTCGACATCTCCTTCCGCTTCGGGCCCTTCAGCGCGCGCACGCACCACTACGCCGCGGTGGACCTCAACAGCCTGCTGTACAAGGCGGAGACGGACCTGGAGCGCATCAGCACGCTGCTCGGCCGCGACGCCGAGGCCCGTGCCTGGCACGAGCGCGCCACGAAGCGCCGGGCCCTGGTGGACCGCTACCTGTGGGACGCCGAGCGGGGCATGTACTTCGACTACGACGTCGAGAAGCGCCAGCGCTCCACCTACGAGTACGCGACGACCTTCTACCCGCTCTGGGCGGGACTGGCCTCGCCCGAGCAGGCGCGCGCCGTGGCCGCCCACCTCCCGGACTTCGAGCAGGCCGGGGGACTCGCGATGAGCCGCCGGCGGACGTCCGCCCAGTGGGACCTGCCCTACGGCTGGGCCCCCCTCCAGCTCCTGGCCGTCGAGGGCCTGCGCCGCCATGGCCACGACGCCGACGCGGATCGCCTGTCCCGGAAGTTCCTCGACATGGTCGCCGAGAACTTCCACCGCGAGGGCAACCTGCGCGAGAAGTACGACGTGGTGAAGCGCACCACCGAGGTGCAGGTCACCGCGGGCTACGCGCACAACGTCGTCGGCTTCGGTTGGACCAACGGCGTCTTCCTGGAGCTGTGGCACGGCCTGCGCCGCGAGCCCACGCCCACGAAGCCGCCCGCTTCACCGTCCCAGACGCCACGGCCTCCGGCTCAGTGA
- a CDS encoding DUF2171 domain-containing protein, which yields MIDPGEIHEGMTVRDGTGRKLGTVENVGTTHFELGQGSPARREYAVQFHRVARVQGADIYLTPTHPPLPPEEEPPPRRA from the coding sequence ATGATCGACCCTGGAGAAATCCACGAGGGAATGACGGTGCGCGACGGGACCGGGCGCAAGCTCGGGACGGTGGAGAACGTGGGGACCACCCACTTCGAGCTGGGCCAAGGCTCGCCCGCCCGCCGGGAATACGCGGTGCAGTTCCACCGCGTCGCGCGCGTCCAGGGTGCGGACATCTACCTCACGCCGACGCACCCTCCGCTGCCCCCCGAGGAAGAGCCTCCGCCCCGCCGGGCGTGA